One region of Syngnathus scovelli strain Florida chromosome 15, RoL_Ssco_1.2, whole genome shotgun sequence genomic DNA includes:
- the mis18a gene encoding protein Mis18-alpha, translated as MAARAKQPKDSMKSLNDTFQTFSVDCSDVEEKLLRLSATVTKEEDDDDGPVVFICVKCKLPVGDSLSWDISQDGQTHIQLKRVTNNVLITKETRLHESSKGCLCLIVDLLCVGCRTVLGMIYRSTPKNLDHKRYTFCLNVARIDSYVLGSASQKLSAEGPKEQLVTLEYRSQVEQLLTEMKLMVVSMARHVEELQSAAQDKA; from the exons ATGGCGGCGCGGGCTAAACAACCCAAGGACAGCATGAAAAGTCTCAACGATACGTTTCAAACGTTCAGCGTGGACTGTAGCGACGTCGAGGAGAAGCTGCTTCGTCTCAGTGCAACTGTGACAAaagaggaggacgacgacgacggtcCGGTGGTGTTCATCTGCGTCAAATGCAAGTTGCCCGTCGGGGATTCCTTGTCGTGGGACATCAGCCAAGATGGACAAACTCATATTCAGCTCAAGC gagTTACCAACAACGTTCTGATCACTAAGGAGACTCGTCTGCATGAATCCAGCAAAGGTTGTCTTTG TCTGATCGTGGATTTGTTGTGTGTGGGATGCCGGACAGTTCTCGGGATGATCTATAGGTCTACGCCCAAGAACTTGGACCACAAGAGATACACCTTCTGCTTGAACGTGGCCCGCATTGACAG TTACGTGCTGGGCTCGGCGAGCCAGAAGTTGTCAGCAGAGGGCCCCAAAGAGCAGCTGGTGACCCTCGAGTACAGAAGCCAGGTTGAGCAATTGCTGACTGAG ATGAAGCTGATGGTTGTTTCCATGGCGCGGCATGTGGAGGAGCTGCAGAGCGCTGCTCAGGACAAGGCCTGA
- the haus1 gene encoding HAUS augmin-like complex subunit 1 → MSEKLQRVNRWLATVFGDEAVPQFEVTSRTVDILDQLAESSEARCLHGSLLAEDLNEKVAEYQAEAAHLQAILREDLGISLANLPKSCTDYLSSLVDSAVVLAVRDTSFSSLTLALNQLSNELLEEEKSETKLDRELLHLRKKLSAVLVLRGQLQEDVSKMHQEQMVVSAITEERQLNMDFIKAKTEEIQHRRETQEARLAARNMKESLSHQALVQLSAEVTELQAQIKDLKKELQPFMDLSPSPSLALVKIEEAKRELAALNTQLEKHVDFKSC, encoded by the exons ATGTCGGAAAAGCTCCAGAGG GTGAACCGCTGGCTGGCGACGGTGTTCGGCGATGAGGCGGTTCCGCAGTTCGAGGTGACCTCTCGGACGGTGGACATTTTGGACCAGCTCGCCGAATCCAGTGAAGCTCGATGCCTACACGGCAGCCTGCTCGCCGAAGACCTTAATGAAAAGGTGGCTGAGTACCAGGCAGAAG CTGCTCACCTCCAGGCCATTCTGCGTGAAGATTTGGGCATCTCGCTCGCCAACCTGCCTAAATCCTGCACGGACTACTTATCTTCTCTGGTGGACAGCGCCGTGGTCCTGGCGGTCCGAGACACGTCATTCTCCAG TTTGACGCTGGCGCTGAACCAGCTGAGCAACGAGCTCCTGGAGGAGGAGAAGTCCGAGACCAAGTTGGACCGGGAGCTCCTCCACCTCAGGAAGAAGCTGAGTGCTGTCTTGGTGCTCAGAGGGCAACTGCAGGA GGACGTGAGCAAAATGCATCAGGAACAAATGGTGGTGAGCGCCATCACCGAGGAGCGCCAGCTCAACATGGACTTCATCAAAGCCAAGACAGAAGAAATCCAGCACAGACGGGAGACCCAAGAG GCTCGGCTGGCTGCCAGGAACATGAAGGAGTCGCTCAGCCATCAAGCTTTAGTGCAACTCTCAGCG GAAGTGACCGAGCTCCAAGCCCAAATCAAAGACCTGAAGAAGGAACTGCAGCCTTTCATGGATCTCAGCCCG AGCCCGTCTCTCGCTCTAGTCAAAATTGAAGAGGCTAAAAGAGAACTG GCGGCGCTCAACACCCAGCTGGAGAAGCACGTGGACTTCAAGTCATGCTAA
- the hunk gene encoding hormonally up-regulated neu tumor-associated kinase homolog A, with protein MPVAECEVLPPEGEPDEGDLLPAAAATLCSSPAADILKKFYHTKRVGNYLIGRKLGEGSFAKVREGLHALTGEKVAVKVIDKRKAKKDSYVTKNLRREGHIQQMIRHPNITQLLDILETENSYYLVMELCPGGNLMNRIYDKKRLDERRTQKYIRQLVLAVEHLHRAGVVHRDLKIENLLLDEQDNIKLIDFGLSNCAGILGYSDPFSTQCGSPAYAAPELLSRKKYGPKVDVWSIGVNMYAMLTGTLPFTVEPFSLRALHQKMVDKEMNPLPPSLSTAAICLLKKLLEPDPNKRPNIHQVMADSWLQLANRNTGAPYLNRIHIEEINHTVLLHMTEKMAYKHSEVLSAVLTNRACHTLAVYFLLNKKMKRLSKEYREMQFQEKKKGDKPKNEYFQTQWRKHVDKLTIPPKQAPVYLAVSKGPSKEKKHRTGLLRALTGGHRNSPLAPPGTVASSSMEYLEIQPLFSSTTPQQRRRLATMPPVNNGGGGASPEHGVPAPPAPSPIGMHSFGSLSKAEALDDAPASPWYKLTNGTLSPPRHVSAFQPDSSYLKKATVPSPPVLIVHPQPKKSVSADWGGGGFLSDASGSPPSAMGSPPGSAFSPPKSAFSPLNPPSNPSGSGSETDSPTQRAKIPCVGAGLGFKKKTQLQPFSFRPEQVVEEVVSPPPYPMQTLLCASGALKTLC; from the exons ATGCCGgtggccgagtgtgaggtgctgcCGCCGGAGGGCGAGCCTGACGAGGGCGACCTGCTGCCGGCAGCGGCGGCCACGCTGTGCAGCAGCCCCGCCGCTGACATCCTCAAGAAGTTCTACCACACCAAGCGGGTGGGCAACTACCTGATCGGCAGGAAGCTTGGCGAGGGTTCCTTCGCTAAAGTCAGAGAGGGGCTGCACGCGCTCACCGGGGAAAAG GTGGCGGTGAAGGTGATCGACAAGCGCAAAGCCAAGAAGGACTCGTACGTGACCAAGAACCTTCGTCGCGAGGGCCACATCCAGCAAATGATCCGCCACCCCAACATCACGCAGCTGCTGGACATCCTGGAGACGGAGAACAGTTACTACTTGGTGATGGAGCTCTGCCCCGGCGGGAACCTCATGAACCGCATCTACGACAAGAAGCGGCTGGACGAGCGCCGCACGCAGAAGTACATACGCCAGTTGGTGCTGGCCGTCGAGCACTTGCACAGGGCCGGCGTGGTGCACAG AGACCTGAAGATAGAAAACCTTCTACTGGACGAGCAGGACAACATCAAGCTCATCG ATTTCGGGCTAAGCAACTGCGCCGGCATCCTGGGCTATTCGGACCCCTTCAGCACCCAGTGCGGAAGCCCCGCCTACGCTGCCCCGGAACTGCTCTCCAGGAAGAAGTACGGACCCAAAGTGGACGTCTGGTCCAT CGGCGTCAACATGTACGCCATGCTAACGGGCACGCTACCGTTCACCGTGGAGCCCTTCAGCCTACGCGCCCTGCACCAGAAGATGGTGGACAAGGAGATGAACCCTCTGCCTCCCTCACTCTCCACAG CCGCCATCTGCCTGCTGAAGAAGCTCCTGGAGCCCGACCCCAACAAGCGTCCCAACATCCACCAAGTGATGGCCGACTCGTGGCTGCAGCTGGCTAACAGAAACACGGGGGCGCCCTACCTCAACAG GATCCACATTGAGGAGATCAACCACACGGTGCTCCTGCACATGACGGAGAAGATGGCCTACAAGCACAGCGAGGTGCTCAGCGCCGTGCTCACCAACCGCGCCTGCCACACCCTGGCTGTCTACTTCCTGCTCAACAAGAAGATGAAGAGGCTCTCCAAAGAGTACCGG GAGATGCAGTtccaggagaagaagaagggcgACAAGCCCAAGAACGAGTACTTCCAGACTCAGTGGCGCAAGCACGTGGACAAACTGACCATCCCGCCCAAGCAGGCGCCCGTCTACTTGGCCGTGAGCAAAGGACCCAGCAAGGAGAAGAAGCACCGCACCG GTCTGTTACGTGCTCTGACCGGTGGGCATCGTAATTCGCCGCTGGCGCCGCCGGGCACGGTGGCGTCCTCATCCATGGAGTACCTGGAGATCCAGCCCCTGTTCTCGTCGACCACGCCGCAACAGCGCCGCCGCCTGGCCACCATGCCGCCCGTCAATAACGGCGGCGGCGGAGCCAGCCCCGAGCACGGCGTGCCGGCCCCGCCCGCGCCCTCGCCCATCGGCATGCACTCGTTCGGCTCGCTCTCCAAGGCTGAGGCCCTGGACGACGCCCCCGCCTCGCCCTGGTACAAGCTGACCAACGGCACCCTGTCACCGCCCCGCCACGTCTCAGCCTTCCAGCCTGACTCATCCTACCTGAAGAAGGCCACCGTCCCCAGTCCGCCCGTGCTCATCGTCCACCCCCAGCCCAAAAAGAGCGTCTCCGCcgactggggcggcggcggcttctTGTCCGACGCCAGCGGAAGCCCGCCCAGCGcgatgggaagccctccgggctCGGCCTTCAGCCCGCCCAAGTCGGCCTTCAGCCCGCTCAACCCGCCGTCCAACCCGAGCGGAAGCGGCAGCGAGACCGACAGCCCCACGCAGCGCGCCAAGATCCCCTGCGTGGGCGCGGGCCTGGGtttcaaaaagaagacccagctGCAACCCTTCAGCTTCCGGCCCGAGCAAGTGGTGGAGGAGGTGGTGTCGCCACCGCCCTACCCCATGCAGACTCTACTCTGCGCCTCGGGAGCGCTCAAGACCCTTTGCTGA